The region GATATAAAACTGTTTTGAGTAAGAATGAAACAGAAGCATGAATTTAGATATGCACCAAGCTCTGTATGACGTACTAATTTATACATGGTATTTTTGACAACTGAATTTTGTCCTTAACTGCTTATTAGAATTCTGAGAAACACTTTTTAGCAACATACAGTCAACACCACTGCTTAACTAAAAGGGGACATATAAACACatgaattataaaagaaaaacctcaaaATGAGTTATTTAAAGGGGAAACAAAAAGAGCTTCAATCATCCATCTTTTTGAAGCTACAGAGTAAAAGGCAAGGTACTTTATGGTTTATAAATACTTGTTACAATGTAGTAAATACATATTCCAATTTTCccataaattaaacattttaaaagaaaaatattttgttcgttgcaaatatcttctcttttcCCTAACCCTGGCAAGACTAATAAGTGCCCTTAATTTcaagacttttgttgttgttgtttttatccaTTTCAATGATCTTTTTCGTGAATTATGTatataagtgaaaatgaaaggaaaaaaatgtgctttTGGAATGCAATAATCCTAAATCATTTTACTAAGAAGCACCTTTTGATATGCTGGTTTGAACTTTTAATACAAAACCTAAAGAGTAACTTTTTTCTGTAGAATTTTCTCCAGTTTTAATAACTTCATACATAGCAATACTAAGGATATCAGCCTATgctttctacattttttaaagtattctaatAATGTAATGAGTTATAGATATGGCTCACTATGTCCGGGTAGACAGAGGTTTCATGATAAATGgctacagaaaacaaactaaactCATTATGATTGAATAATGGTTTGCATTTTGCTTGAGCCAACAGACATTTAAGCCACGTACCACCACATTCCCTGCATAACATTCCTAAGTTTCTTTACTCTTTATAGTTTTCTAATGAACAAATAATTAGTTTTCCTGAGTTAAGATTATAAAAAAGTTAACTCTTCTACCAAAAGTATAAAGACAAAATGTAGACTCACAATACAAATTTTTTACACAGCATTACAAGTGCAGAGTTATTAACTGCTGCTCTTCATTATGATTGCCCCACCCCTTTAAAAAGACTGCAGTAAAAGATTCAATTGTCTAATATGCTCTGCAGTACAGTAATTAAATGCTTCAGCCCATAAACATATCCCTCATCTACTGTGTTGCTAGGGAACACATGAGCAAAGTCTATCATTCTCACTTCTACTTCTGCAGTCTCTTGACAACCAGTGGGAAGATGGCAGAAAACTTTTTCCAGTTGGGAAAGTACATTTCCATTTAAACGCTCCTGTGACATGCTTTTCCACCCATTGTCTTGCTCTATATTTTCAACTTTCAATGAAGTCTGACTGTGATGCTTTTTTGAATACATTTTTCTGTGACAAGCATACATTTTGGACAAGCTTTTACCCACTGAAGCTTCTATTTTTCCATTCGCTGTAGAATTTAACACATGAAAGTTATTATTGTACTCCAGTACATCTGTGTCTGAGAGCTGACCTTTGGACAAAAACTTTTCTGCCAAAGTCCTGTCATTCAATTTTGTAGTAGTTGGCTGAGATGAACCTTCATAAACAAACAGTAATGAACTTGCATAAAAGTTAAGCTGCTTTTGGCTTTCAAACCACTGGAGAATTTTCTCAATCTTCTGAATACTGGCAGCAATAGCATCTCTTCTTAAGCAGAATCCATTATGAAAAAAATGGGAGACtcctataaaaaggaaaatactagGATTATAATGAAATTATGAAATAACCATCACTTGGGAAGTACTTTCATCTTAGATACAACTCTTAAACTTTCTCCCATCAGCCCCTGCAATTAAGTGAACAGATAAGAATTCCAGTTAAACACAGAATCTTGGAGCTCAACTTAATTTCTGGTGAAGACATTCTTATTAGAAAACATACAAACGACACTTAAGTAAAGCAAAATACCTTATTTAGACAAAAAATTTACTACAGGTAGACTACTAGTTTAGTGCCCTCTATATATATTCTCTTAAGGAATAGGATTCCAagatttgcttcatttgctattatgagGAATTTTATAGTAAGACTATATGTTTGTTAGAATCATGAACTAATCTAGAACCTAGAGTCAAAGCATAACCATTTTCAATTATGACAACAGTCCATTACCAAAATACCAAATCATAACTGTACTTAATTTTTTATGCTCTCAACAATACTAATTAAACCAGCCTTTCACAAAAGGTGAGCTCACTTTGGAGACTAGCAGTAGTCCAAGTTAAGTATGTTATTCAATACTGAGACTTAATGTTTTAACCTATCATATTAAgcctcttttaaaattatttatgcatattttatcatatttgggAATTCATGGAATTTGATTTTTGCTGTTCCCCTACTTTGGGATAAAAACtgctaaaaaaatatattcatattggcctgagaaatattttaatatagagCCAATTTGAATGTTATCTTGCTATTGGTTAAGTATACCAAGGCAAATATCAAACATCGTAGATGAGTATTTTGTAAGCATAAACATTTTTTCAACTATTTACACTACTCAACTTCTTCCTCATCCTGGATACAGTTAATAATAAACTTTAACAGAACATTATATCTGGAAATCTGTTATCATTGCTTTTATAATATCTTGgccatacatattttaaaagtatatatgttaAGACAGTATTGAGAATTGAATCACAAcaccaaagaagaactaaaactgAAATCACTTTAGAATTATTCTGATTAATTCTATAGTAATAAAAAGCACTGAAGTATGGTTTCTCAATCCTTACCATCCTTTAGAGTTTCTTTTGTTAAGCTTCTTCCATAGTGCTGGTTTTTTGTCTCATAGCTATCAGAATGAACATGATAAACCTGTCagaaaaaatactgaatattaaAAACTAATACTCCTTAACCCTGGGGGTTTTATCCCAGCAATGAAAGGATGGCTAAAGATGGGAAGATCTACTCATATAACTCATTCTAATGGATTTAAGATGAAAAAGAGTCATAGTGTCATATCAATGATGCTGAAAAGGCATTTAGCATATTTATATCCACTACTGACGAAAACTCTCTAAAAAGATAGTTAAGTATttccaatatgaaaaaaaattatccatttcAATCTATCAAAAGTTAGTctcaagtttaaaaatgaaataaggaaGCATTTGtcttaaaatagaagaaatttcCACAAAAACTACTCTACCACAAtaccttttatcattattattacctAATATTGTTCCAGAGCTTATGCAAATCCAAATAGATTACAAAGAAATAAGAAGCATAAtttgaaaaggagggaaaaaatattACCCTTTGTACATAATGGTTATATAATtggaaaaatcaatttaaaaagaaacacaaacaatAAAAACCTGAAATGGTGACAGTACAAATTAGTAAATAGAAAATAAGCTTTCATATATACAAACAATTGACTATAAAATGTAAGACTCCACTTATAAATCAAGTtaggaaataaaacaaaggaataaacagAAGGCATGAACCTTATGTGCAAAGTACTCAtaagataaaatgtaaaagagATTATacggaaaagtgaaagtgttaatcgctcagttatgtcccactctttgagacccctatggactgtggccttccaggctcctttgcccatgggatctcccaggcaagaatactggagtgggttagacagggaggcctggtgtgctgcagtccatggggtctcaaacagtcggacacgactaagcaactgaattaAAACTAAACACAGCAGAATGATTACTAAgatcaagaaaataaacacatgcacCACTTCATACAGTTAACTAATTTTTAGTGTGTATGTAAGATCCACTCTCAGCCAATTTCAAGAATATTGTATTATTAACTGGTgacactactggtaaagaacccacctgccaatacaggagacataagagacacagctaCAATCCCTGgatcaaaaagatcccctggaggaggagatggcaacccactccaatatttttgcctggagaatcccatggacagaggagcctggcaggctacagtccacagggtcgcaaagagtcggacaaaactgaagcgacttagcacacttgTAGTCACTATGGTATACATTAGCTTATAAGAATTTATCTTATAACTTAAAGTTTGTATCTTCTGATCTCATTTCTCCCTTCCCCAAGTCCCTGGAAAGCCCCAttgcattttctgtttttatgaaatCAGCTTTGTCTTTTGAGTTTCTGTTTTTGACTACATATGTAAGTGCCACCACATACTATCTGTCTTTTTTTGGTTTATTGCatagtttcatccatgttgttgcaaatggcaggacttCCTTCTTTataattgctgaataatattccactgtgtaaagAACCACACCTTCTATGTCCATAAATCTGTAGacgaacacttaggttgctcccagataggttgtttccacatcttggctattgtgtataatgctgcaatgaacacaggagTAGAGATATCTCTTCAGGATAATAATTCTATTAAAACATATTATAGAATTAAAAACATATGAGAAGCCTGTATGTGACCATGGTATTTTAAACCAGTAGAAAAAGATGGATGATTATTAAATGGTATTAGTATCATTAAGTGGGgatctggaaaaaaataagttgCATTTATAACTTAtactaaattattaataataatccaAATACATCAAAgatcaaagaataaaatgccttcCCACCTCAAGATGGCAGAATCCTTGAATAACTGGTAACTAGGGAAGGCATTTCCAACTAAAACTCAATCTACCACATACAATacgctttttaaaatgttgatagtGTTTTTGCCATTCAAAAATCAAAagaccaacagaaaaaaaaaggtatttgaaATGTATCTGATGAACAAAGAGCATGTTTACTCATGGGAAAATGAACAATGGATCTGAAGAGTTCACTGAAATCAGGTCTCAAACACACCAGGAACACAGACTATCCCCAAATTGTGGCAACCAAAAGTATCTCCAGACACTGCCGAATGACTCCCTGGGAAATTAAACTGCCCCTGGTtcaaaccatctacttctgctttattgacgatgccaaagcttttgactgtgtgaatcacaacaaactgtgcaaaattcttaaagagatgggaataccagaccacttgacctgcctcctgagaaatctgtatgcaggtcaagaaacaatagttagaatgCTGCAATAGTCGCATGCcgtagttcatgggattgcaaagagttggacatgactgagcgactgaactgaactggttcaaaatcacTGCTTTGTATCAAGCAGATTGCCAATATCTACCACAATTATAAATGCATACAAGCTCAATTCCCCTCTAGGCACTTATTCCATAAATACCCTAGCACACTGGTGAAATAAGGAAGGTCTCCTCCAGTCATTCATTTCTAACATTATTCGTAATAGCAAAAGACTGGAAACAAGTCAAAGATCCATTACAGACAGCTGGTAATGCCACTATGGAAAAATCTCCATGAtacattaaacagaaaaaaagcaagatacAGAACAGTGTTCAAAGTAGATGGTTTTGCAATATAGGAACAAATATCTCTGGAAGCATACAttggtgagggaaaaaaaaatcactattaatTATGTTAATATAATTATATCCCCACGCAGGATATATAATATATCCTGTGTGGGGAGGGTGACTTCTCGCAGTATATGTTTCTATACTTTTTGGCATCTGAACCATACAGTGATGTATTTcatcaatttttaattaaatatttttaagaagcatTAAGAATACATTGCTTTAGAAACTGGTATTTTATAACTTTCAGTATGATATGGCTACTTACTGTCTATCTCAAATGCTTCACTTTATTCAAAAAATCCAAATAGAACTGTGTTCTTTTTACATACACTTAGCAGCCTATTTAAAGAAAGACAATTTATCTTGAACAAAGTGTTACtatgaacagaagaaaaacactttatatatatatgccaaaatTACATTTGACtacaggaaaaattatttttataaggaCAGTTAATCATATCcagaaagtgattttttaaaaagtactcatGTTCTCTATGCCCAGAAATACATGTAAAAGAGGACTTTCAAAATGACAGAGGTATTAGCTAATACTATATGGCAATAAGATGGCAATATATAAATTTATCAAATCAACACGCTGTACAGCTCAAACATACACAATGTCATGTGTCACTTATCTTGCAATAAGAAGATGAAATTGAGAAAACAATGTGattaaattaaatacaaaaataaatgagaagaattTTCAAATACCCAGTCATGTAAActaccaactgctgctgctgctgctaagtagcttcagttgtgtccgactctttgcgaccccatggactgcagcctagcaggctcctccacccatgggattttccaggcaagagtactggagtgggtttccattgccttctccaaaactaccAACTAGCAAATGTTTATAGAATCCCCAGAAAAGGATTCTCAAAACTTCACCATTCTACTATCCAGGGATGTATTTTCTGAGCATAaatttcacatattaaaaaaaaaaaaaaattcacatatgaAAAATCTAGATTTCATCTACAGATTAAAGCTAACTAGTTTCAGTGAGACTCCTTTATTtatattctctctttctctatttacttaatttcatttattcatttattttttactgaggtatatagttgatttacaatgttgtattcatttcaggCATGTCTGTTTACTTCTACTTTACTAGTTAAAGCTAGAACATAAAGAGATCTGAGAATTTCTCCAATCTCAACCCATTACCCAGTCTTGATCAGTTACAAAGACATTGGTAAATCAAAAGTTAACAGTGCCACCTTGAAAATATCGATACAGGTAACAAAAAAGATACttaattgtttttaaaggaaaggtAACCTGGAAGACATGAGGAAGGGGAGAAAATGACAAGTATAAATCAACTAAAATCTTGAATtatatgttttaaagaaatttcaagtGAATTTCTACAAATGGTATTTCATTATTTGCAGTTAATATtttaagtgttagtctctcagtcatgtctgactctttgcaaccccaaggactgtagcccaataggtttctctgtccacagaattctccaggtaagaatactggagtggttagccattctcttcttcaggagatcttccccacccagaaattgaacccacatctcctgcattgcaggctgattctttactgcctgagccaacagagaagtcCGATAAATATAATAATCCCACAGTTATACAGCACAtgtttaaaaagtcaatataaaactggaaaattaaaCAACCATTGATTCACTTAATAGTTGACCACTAAGGACGCTACTTGAAAAAGGCAGAAAGTCCCAAAGCAAGCTGCTGATATATTTACTTCTCTCAAGTCTCATACTTTAAGCTAAAATACACTCCACCTGCCTATATATAATATGCTCCTTACATAAACTTACAGTCACCTTTCATGAACTAGTTAAAAAaatgctctgcttcttgattttcTACCTATTTTCCCTGTTGCCAGTTCAAAATACTATATTTTCCAAAGTCACTCTATACTCCTCCTCTCTTGACTGCTTTGCTCTTATAGCtcctattttgtttcttttttgttacaaaTTATCTTAATATATCTTTTGTTATTAAATCAAAGTGAGTCTTATCATCTATACCATCTTGGGATCAAGGAGATAACAGTATAATTGTTGACAGTCATTTAAAAACAAGgaattcctgggacttccctggcagtccagtgcttaagattctatgctgccaatgcagagggcatgggtttgattcctggtcagggaactaagatcccacatgctgcacagtgcaaccaaaagatttaattaataaatttctggaatttatgtatttgtatgtatttgtataaataaattatgtatttgtataaataaattcctttaaatgtaataaattcctataaatatatttatatgtataaattccttatatttatataagaaataattatatataattcagttctgttcagtcactcagtcatgtctcactgtTTCCGACCCGATGggctatagcacaccaggcctccctgtccatcatcaactcccagagttcacccaaactcatgtccatcgagttggtgatgccatccagccatctcatcctctgtggtccccttctcctcctgccctcaatccctcccagcatcagggtcttttccagagtcagttcttcatatcaggtggccaaagtattggagctttagcattagaccttccttccaatgaacatgcaggactgatttttcctttaggatggactggtttgatcttgcagtccaagggactctcaagagtcttctccaacaccactgttcaaaagcatcatttttcgGCACTCaattttcttcatagtccaactctcatatccatacatgactattggaaaaaccacagctttgactatacagacctttgttggcatataattaattaaatataaggAATTCCTAAATTGGCATTTTCTTCTGCCCACCAAACCTCTTCCTACTTACTGGTTaaatataacagaaaaacaatttaaaactgaTATATTTGGTAAACTTCAGTATATTCAGTGAGGGTTGGTtttgggatttttgttttgttttgttttttaatttaaattaggCATGATTGTCTTGGAGGAAAATTTTTTGAATTTGGAACACTGATTCTAAAATTATCCAACTCTATCTTTAGTATTAATCTATAAACCCATTGTGACtgaaaagtttaataaatttGCCAAACGCTAAGGAaataactctgaaaaaaaaaatcttaatagaaCTCACACTAAAATTCAAGTTATATCTCCCAATTTTAACATTCTAGACTTACATAAGTCATTCATTATTTCACACTGCAATCATATCCTTTCTCAGATAAGCAAACTATATGTAATTATAAACTGTTAACTACTATACAAAGGAAAGCCATGAGAATAAAATTAGGAGAACTCAAATTACAGATTCAACATAATTCCTACCCAAAATCCCAGGTAGACACTTGCTTGCAGAAACTGACAgactgatcctaaaattcacaaGGAAGTTGAAGGGTCCCTAGGTAGTCCAAACAATCttggaaaagaacaaagttggaagtcTAACAATTCCTAGTTTCAAAAGTTATTCCAAAGCTACattaatcaagacagtatggtttttgggaattccctggtggtccagtggttagcactcagtgctttcactgacaTGGGCCagagttcaatctctgatcagggaactaagatctagcAAGCCATGTGGtatagccaaaaaaacaaaaaacaaaacaaaaaaacagtgtaATTCTGAGAAAATACCTGCTGCAAATCAATGTATCTGGTAAAGGGTTAATActcaaaacatataaagaagtcAGACAATTTGATAGGAAAAACTAACAAGTGTTGTTGAGAATatgaaggaaagggaaacctTGAGTACTactagtaggaatgtaaactggtacagccactataaaaaacagtatgaaagttcctcaaaaacttaagaAATACCATTAtacacccaagaaaaagaaaacacatatccTGGCACTACACAAACTacctgttcactgcagcatgatTCACAATAGCCTAATTGTGATATAAAACAATTTAACTGTACATCAATGAATCaaaggataaagatgtggtatgtacaggcacacctcattttattgcacttcataGACACTGTGTAAACCTTCAGAGTATAGAAACCTTCAAAACTGAAAGTTTATGGCAACCTTACATTGAACAAGTCTATCAGAGccattttttccaacagcatttgcctcagttcatgtctctgtgtcacatctggtaattcttgcaatatttcaaactttttcattattactgtATTGTTATGTTagctgtgatcagtgatctttgatattactattataattgttttggcatttctttagcaataaagtatttttaaattaagtcacATCCATTTTTTTTATACATAATGCTTTTGCATACTTAGATTATAGTACAGTGTAACCAAAATTTTCATATGCACTGAGAAACTAAAAATTATGACTTGTTTTATTGTAATATCTGCTTTATTGTTGAACCCATggtatctccaaggtatgcctgtacaTAAACAACAGATTATTCAGTCATTAAGAACAAGGAAATCTACTATCTGGAGtaacacagatgaaccttaagggcattatgctaagtgaactaagacaaagacaaatattgcacaTCTTCGCTTACACAtgggaatctgaaaaacaaaccaGACTCATAGAAACAAGAGAGTAGAAAGTGGTAAAGTTTACCAAGGACTGGGAGGGGAAATACAAAGAGGTTAGTATTCATTTTCCAACTATAAGATTAAAGTCTGAGAATCTAATGTAAAATATGGTGACACATCAATAATACTACTGCATAACTGAAATCTGCTAAGAGGGTAGAAATAAaaggtaaatatgtgaggtgaaaGATGTGTTAATAAACTAAATGAGTGAATCCTTCTACAATGTGTATGTATTTCAAATCACCAcaatgtatactttaaatatcttgTGTAAATGATACCTCAAATAaagttgaagaagaaaaaaaaaagactgtggtTCTGCCATAAAGACAGACAATATAAATCAACAGAAGAGAATTCAGAGTCCAGAAATGCACTCTCATTTATGGTCAACTTATTTCAACAAGTATGTCCAGAGCATTCAATGAGGGAAAAAATGGTCttctcaacaaatggtgctgggataaCTAGATACACATATGCAAAAGAGAAAGGTTGACCCCATCCtcaaaccacacacaaaaaactaacttaaaatatacatatatctcaaTGTAACAGTTAAAAACTATAGAAGAAATATAGGAGTAAATATTCATGACTTTAGGTTAGGCAATGGTTTTTCAGCCATGAAACAAAGAGCACAAACAACAAAAGGCAAAATTAAATTagacttcaaaattaaaaatatctgtacTCCAAAG is a window of Bos mutus isolate GX-2022 chromosome 26, NWIPB_WYAK_1.1, whole genome shotgun sequence DNA encoding:
- the IPMK gene encoding inositol polyphosphate multikinase isoform X3; protein product: MATEPPSPLRLEAPGPPEMRTPPASETAPEGAPKPAGGRLRFLNGCVPLSHQVAGHMYGKDKVGILQHPDGTVLKQLQPPPRGPRELEFYNMVSEVFAADCTDDILLELQKYLPKYYGIWSPPTAPNDLYLKLEDVTHKFNKPCIMDVKIGRKSYDPFASSEKIQQQVYHVHSDSYETKNQHYGRSLTKETLKDGVSHFFHNGFCLRRDAIAASIQKIEKILQWFESQKQLNFYASSLLFVYEGSSQPTTTKLNDRTLAEKFLSKGQLSDTDVLEYNNNFHVLNSTANGKIEASVGKSLSKMYACHRKMYSKKHHSQTSLKVENIEQDNGWKSMSQERLNGNVLSQLEKVFCHLPTGCQETAEVEVRMIDFAHVFPSNTVDEGYVYGLKHLITVLQSILDN
- the IPMK gene encoding inositol polyphosphate multikinase isoform X1, translated to MATEPPSPLRLEAPGPPEMRTPPASETAPEGAPKPAGGRLRFLNGCVPLSHQVAGHMYGKDKVGILQHPDGTVLKQLQPPPRGPRELEFYNMVSEVFAADCTDDILLELQKYLPKYYGIWSPPTAPNDLYLKLEDVTHKFNKPCIMDVKIGRKSYDPFASSEKIQQQVSKYPLMEEIGFLVLGMRVYHVHSDSYETKNQHYGRSLTKETLKDGVSHFFHNGFCLRRDAIAASIQKIEKILQWFESQKQLNFYASSLLFVYEGSSQPTTTKLNDRTLAEKFLSKGQLSDTDVLEYNNNFHVLNSTANGKIEASVGKSLSKMYACHRKMYSKKHHSQTSLKVENIEQDNGWKSMSQERLNGNVLSQLEKVFCHLPTGCQETAEVEVRMIDFAHVFPSNTVDEGYVYGLKHLITVLQSILDN
- the IPMK gene encoding inositol polyphosphate multikinase isoform X2, yielding MATEPPSPLRLEAPGPPEMRTPPASETAPEGAPKPAGGRLRFLNGCVPLSHQVAGHMYGKDKVGILQHPDGTVLKQLQPPPRGPRELEFYNMVFAADCTDDILLELQKYLPKYYGIWSPPTAPNDLYLKLEDVTHKFNKPCIMDVKIGRKSYDPFASSEKIQQQVSKYPLMEEIGFLVLGMRVYHVHSDSYETKNQHYGRSLTKETLKDGVSHFFHNGFCLRRDAIAASIQKIEKILQWFESQKQLNFYASSLLFVYEGSSQPTTTKLNDRTLAEKFLSKGQLSDTDVLEYNNNFHVLNSTANGKIEASVGKSLSKMYACHRKMYSKKHHSQTSLKVENIEQDNGWKSMSQERLNGNVLSQLEKVFCHLPTGCQETAEVEVRMIDFAHVFPSNTVDEGYVYGLKHLITVLQSILDN